In a genomic window of Tissierella sp. Yu-01:
- a CDS encoding helix-turn-helix domain-containing protein: MDCVKIGKLIARLRKEKNLTQKNIADALGIQNKTVSKWECGLGCPDLSLWPELSAILGVDIIQMMEGEITSNKPDSGNIDKVRFYVCPSCGNILVSTGSASIFCCGRKLERILPMDTLTPPKITVEEMDSDYFVTIDHPMTKEHYLSFVAYVKSDRVFLNRLYPEQSPTCRFPIATGGKLFIYCIKHGLMVYSEY; this comes from the coding sequence ATGGATTGTGTGAAAATAGGAAAATTGATTGCCAGGCTACGAAAGGAAAAAAATCTTACACAGAAGAATATTGCAGATGCATTAGGTATTCAAAATAAAACTGTTTCAAAATGGGAATGCGGTTTAGGGTGCCCTGACTTATCCCTTTGGCCGGAACTATCAGCCATTTTAGGTGTAGACATAATACAGATGATGGAGGGTGAAATTACTTCAAACAAGCCGGATAGTGGCAATATTGACAAAGTTCGTTTTTATGTCTGCCCTTCCTGTGGAAATATTCTGGTTAGCACGGGAAGTGCATCTATCTTCTGTTGTGGAAGAAAATTGGAGCGTATCTTGCCTATGGATACACTTACTCCACCCAAAATTACAGTAGAAGAAATGGACTCTGATTACTTTGTTACTATTGACCACCCTATGACCAAAGAACATTATCTTTCTTTTGTAGCATATGTTAAAAGCGACAGAGTATTTTTAAACCGATTATACCCAGAACAAAGTCCAACTTGTAGGTTTCCAATAGCTACTGGTGGCAAACTATTTATTTATTGTATTAAACATGGTTTAATGGTATATTCAGAGTATTAG
- a CDS encoding potassium/proton antiporter, whose protein sequence is MHYLIIGIIFILALFAIRFSNKHGVPALLLFIVLGMAFGAIGFDFEDFEFADNFATVALMVIMFYGGFGTSWKMAKPVAKEAIVLSSLGVVATALVTGLFSHYVLGFELLEGLLIGSIVGSTDYASVSNILRSKNLNLKYSTASLLELESGSNDPTAYTMTMVFLSVIIGSKVSIPILILSQVALGIVMGFVFAFVIGKLLKNLRIEADGLYAVFMASAMLITYDATSLVGGNGYLALYILGIYLGNMEFRGKRDIVFFFDGFTEIMQIGLFFILGLVSNLTKFVETFPIALAIMLFMTFIARPVTVYGLMLPFRLKRNQLNMISLAGIRGAAAIAFAIMAVNSEAIISVDVYHIVFGICVLSSLVQGSLMPPAARRWDMLDPNDTVLQTFNYYQTKAEIGFLETRIHPNSSLIGSKVKDLNLTFDFIVAKIERNGKTIVPRGHITIEENDLIILGGEIHFDESGQDLIEFTIPSGNKWANKYIKDLELPSDRLIIMVQRKGSDIIVPIGDTLLLEDDKVIMIRVEHVLEFPRIDGGGKA, encoded by the coding sequence ATGCATTATTTAATTATAGGAATTATTTTTATCCTTGCACTTTTTGCCATTCGTTTTTCCAATAAACATGGGGTACCTGCACTATTATTATTTATTGTGCTGGGTATGGCCTTTGGTGCAATAGGTTTTGATTTTGAAGATTTCGAATTTGCTGATAACTTTGCTACAGTCGCGCTTATGGTTATCATGTTTTATGGTGGTTTTGGTACTAGTTGGAAGATGGCCAAACCAGTAGCAAAAGAAGCAATTGTACTTAGTTCCTTAGGTGTTGTTGCAACTGCGTTAGTCACAGGTTTATTTTCTCATTATGTTTTAGGTTTTGAATTATTAGAAGGTTTACTTATTGGTTCTATTGTCGGTTCTACCGACTATGCAAGTGTTTCGAATATTTTACGTTCGAAAAACTTGAACTTGAAATACAGCACTGCATCACTATTAGAACTTGAAAGTGGATCAAACGACCCGACGGCTTACACAATGACTATGGTATTCTTATCAGTAATTATAGGCTCGAAAGTGTCTATCCCGATTCTGATTTTGTCTCAGGTAGCCCTTGGTATTGTCATGGGTTTTGTATTTGCATTTGTTATTGGGAAGTTGCTTAAAAATCTCAGAATCGAGGCAGACGGACTTTATGCAGTTTTCATGGCTTCTGCAATGCTTATTACTTACGATGCAACAAGCCTTGTAGGTGGTAATGGCTACTTGGCTTTATATATTTTAGGTATTTATCTTGGGAATATGGAATTCCGTGGTAAGCGTGACATTGTCTTTTTCTTTGACGGTTTTACTGAAATTATGCAGATTGGTCTATTTTTCATTTTAGGTCTAGTGTCCAACCTAACAAAATTTGTTGAGACATTCCCTATAGCACTTGCTATTATGTTATTTATGACCTTCATTGCTCGTCCAGTAACGGTTTATGGGCTTATGTTGCCATTTCGGCTGAAACGCAATCAATTAAACATGATTTCACTAGCAGGCATTCGTGGTGCTGCTGCCATTGCCTTTGCAATTATGGCTGTGAATAGTGAGGCGATTATATCCGTTGATGTTTACCATATTGTATTCGGTATCTGTGTACTCTCTTCATTGGTTCAAGGATCCCTAATGCCACCTGCAGCAAGACGGTGGGATATGCTGGATCCTAATGATACGGTTTTACAGACCTTCAACTACTATCAAACTAAAGCAGAAATTGGATTCTTAGAAACAAGAATTCACCCTAATAGTAGCTTAATTGGTAGTAAGGTAAAGGATTTGAACCTCACATTTGACTTTATCGTTGCGAAGATTGAACGCAATGGCAAAACAATTGTACCTAGAGGACATATAACCATAGAAGAAAATGACTTAATTATCTTAGGTGGTGAAATACACTTTGATGAAAGTGGGCAAGACCTTATTGAATTCACCATTCCAAGTGGTAATAAATGGGCAAATAAATATATCAAAGATTTAGAATTACCGTCCGACCGACTCATCATAATGGTGCAACGAAAAGGTAGTGACATCATTGTTCCAATAGGTGATACCTTACTTTTAGAAGATGATAAAGTCATAATGATTAGGGTGGAACATGTACTTGAATTTCCAAGAATAGATGGGGGCGGCAAAGCATAG
- a CDS encoding zinc-binding dehydrogenase encodes MKSKAVRMYGKFDLRLEEFELPEIKEDEILVKVISDSICMSTYKLVKQGKDHKRAPKNIDTNPIIIGHEFAGDIVKVGSKWADKFRPGQKFALQPALNYKGSLASPGYSYEYFGGACTYCIIPPEVMELGCLLNYDGDSYYEASLGEPMSCIIGGYHANYHTNKVNYNHEMGVKAGGNLLIMGGCGPMGLGAVSYGLYIENKPKRLVVTDISEDRIKRAREVISEEIAAEKGVELIYVNTNSMSDPLEELMALTDGHGYDDIFVYVPIKQVAEMGDTLLAFDGCMNFFAGPTDNQFKAEINLYNVHYNSTHIIGTTGGNIDDLVEAIDLSSKKIIEPAVMVTHIGGIDSIADATMNLPNISGGKKLIYTHFDMPLTAIDDFEELGKTDPLFKKLYDSCKRHKGLWNSEAEKLLFQHFGV; translated from the coding sequence ATGAAATCTAAAGCAGTTAGAATGTATGGAAAGTTTGATTTGAGATTAGAGGAATTTGAATTACCTGAGATTAAAGAGGATGAAATATTAGTAAAAGTCATTAGTGATAGTATCTGTATGTCTACTTATAAATTAGTGAAGCAAGGAAAAGATCATAAGCGAGCTCCTAAAAATATTGATACTAACCCAATTATTATAGGTCACGAGTTTGCAGGAGATATTGTCAAGGTTGGTTCAAAATGGGCGGACAAATTTAGACCAGGACAGAAATTTGCATTACAGCCTGCTCTAAATTATAAGGGAAGTCTGGCTTCTCCAGGGTATTCTTATGAATATTTTGGTGGTGCCTGTACCTATTGCATCATACCACCAGAAGTTATGGAACTTGGCTGTTTACTGAACTATGACGGAGATAGTTATTATGAGGCTTCTCTGGGAGAGCCCATGAGCTGTATCATCGGTGGATATCATGCGAATTATCACACCAACAAGGTGAACTATAATCATGAGATGGGTGTGAAAGCAGGCGGAAATCTTCTTATTATGGGTGGATGTGGACCTATGGGTCTTGGTGCTGTTAGTTATGGATTATATATTGAAAATAAGCCAAAGAGATTAGTAGTTACTGATATCAGCGAGGACAGGATAAAGAGAGCCCGTGAAGTAATTTCCGAAGAGATTGCAGCAGAAAAGGGAGTTGAATTAATCTATGTAAACACTAATAGCATGAGTGATCCCTTAGAGGAATTAATGGCTTTAACAGATGGTCATGGCTATGATGATATATTTGTATATGTACCGATTAAGCAGGTTGCAGAGATGGGTGATACATTATTAGCCTTTGATGGTTGTATGAATTTCTTTGCAGGACCGACGGACAATCAATTTAAGGCAGAGATCAATCTATATAATGTTCATTATAACAGTACTCATATTATTGGAACTACAGGAGGAAATATTGATGATTTAGTAGAAGCAATTGATTTATCCTCTAAGAAAATTATTGAACCTGCAGTTATGGTTACCCATATTGGAGGAATTGACAGTATCGCTGATGCTACGATGAATTTACCAAATATCTCGGGCGGTAAAAAATTAATTTATACGCATTTTGATATGCCCCTAACAGCGATTGATGATTTCGAGGAATTAGGAAAGACAGACCCGCTATTCAAAAAGCTCTATGATTCCTGTAAAAGACATAAGGGCTTATGGAACAGTGAGGCAGAGAAACTGTTATTCCAGCACTTTGGTGTGTGA
- a CDS encoding HPr family phosphocarrier protein translates to MVSQKVKVVNKSGLHARPAGELVKVASSCTSDVVIRAGEKDINPKSILTVIAAAIRCGTELIVECTGENEEEDLKRIVDAINCGFGEQI, encoded by the coding sequence ATGGTGAGTCAAAAAGTTAAAGTGGTTAATAAATCCGGTTTACATGCAAGGCCAGCAGGTGAATTAGTAAAGGTTGCATCCAGTTGTACATCGGATGTTGTCATACGAGCAGGTGAAAAAGATATTAATCCTAAAAGCATTTTAACTGTAATTGCAGCTGCAATACGTTGTGGTACAGAATTAATTGTTGAATGTACAGGGGAAAATGAAGAAGAGGATTTAAAGCGTATAGTTGATGCTATTAATTGTGGTTTTGGGGAACAAATATAG
- a CDS encoding Vat family streptogramin A O-acetyltransferase, translated as MIGPDKNKLYPNENIKTVCYISNLSKRPNVEIGEYTYYSDNKKSPEKFYDNIEHHYEFLGDKLIIGKFCAIAEGVKFIMNGANHKMDGITTYPFNIFGGGWEKITPTVEQLPFKGDTVIGNDVWIGQNVTIMPGVNIGDGAIIATNSTVVKDVEPYAIYGGNPAKFIKKRFSDEQIELLLKLQWWNWDEEKIFNNLEMLTSEFGLERRILK; from the coding sequence ATGATAGGACCAGATAAGAATAAATTATATCCAAATGAAAACATAAAAACAGTCTGTTATATAAGTAATTTATCTAAACGGCCAAATGTTGAAATTGGTGAATACACTTATTATAGTGATAATAAAAAATCCCCCGAAAAATTCTATGATAATATAGAGCATCACTATGAATTCTTAGGTGATAAACTAATAATAGGTAAATTTTGTGCAATAGCAGAGGGTGTTAAGTTCATTATGAACGGAGCAAATCATAAGATGGATGGCATAACAACTTACCCATTTAATATTTTTGGTGGTGGTTGGGAGAAGATTACTCCTACAGTAGAACAACTACCATTTAAAGGCGATACTGTGATTGGTAATGATGTCTGGATAGGTCAAAATGTAACGATTATGCCTGGCGTTAATATTGGGGATGGTGCTATTATTGCAACTAATTCAACTGTAGTAAAAGATGTAGAACCGTATGCAATATATGGCGGGAATCCAGCTAAATTTATCAAGAAACGCTTTAGTGATGAACAAATTGAATTGTTATTAAAGCTTCAATGGTGGAATTGGGATGAAGAGAAGATATTCAATAATCTTGAAATGCTAACATCGGAATTTGGTTTGGAGCGTAGGATATTAAAATAA
- a CDS encoding DUF1002 domain-containing protein translates to MNKKFISIFMLVIIMISSATVFADSAVGDVIISLGADLTESEKESILEEFNAPESVYMIVTTNAEEHEYLGDVIPAGKIGNNAISSVMITYTDKGSGLKVDTSDKITYITERNYINALITAGVEDADIKITSPKNATGTAALTGIMKAYEVSTGEVIDDDIKKVANEEMVRTAELGELIGNDKASDLINKIKQEIAEKNPKTKEEVRDIVINIVNNFNINLSDEQIEQLVALFDKMKNLDIDWDQVYNQIENIAGKASEYLSSEEGQGFLQSLKSFLNALIDWIASIFRA, encoded by the coding sequence ATGAATAAAAAGTTTATTAGTATATTTATGTTAGTTATTATAATGATTAGTTCAGCTACTGTATTTGCAGATTCGGCTGTTGGAGATGTTATCATTTCATTAGGTGCTGATTTAACAGAAAGCGAAAAAGAGTCAATACTGGAAGAGTTTAATGCACCAGAAAGTGTATATATGATTGTTACTACTAATGCAGAAGAACACGAATACTTAGGTGATGTTATTCCTGCTGGTAAGATAGGAAATAATGCCATTTCATCTGTTATGATCACTTATACAGATAAAGGCAGTGGGTTAAAGGTAGATACAAGCGATAAAATAACATATATTACAGAAAGAAACTATATTAATGCTTTAATTACTGCAGGAGTTGAAGATGCTGATATTAAAATTACTTCACCCAAAAATGCAACTGGAACAGCAGCTTTGACTGGCATAATGAAAGCTTATGAAGTATCTACTGGGGAAGTTATAGATGATGATATAAAAAAGGTTGCTAATGAAGAGATGGTCCGTACTGCTGAATTAGGTGAACTAATAGGTAATGATAAAGCTTCAGACCTAATAAATAAAATCAAACAAGAAATTGCTGAAAAGAACCCAAAAACAAAAGAAGAAGTAAGAGATATCGTCATCAATATTGTCAATAATTTTAATATTAACTTATCAGATGAACAAATAGAGCAATTAGTTGCATTATTTGATAAAATGAAAAATTTAGACATCGATTGGGATCAAGTATACAATCAAATCGAGAATATTGCTGGTAAAGCCTCGGAATATTTATCATCTGAAGAGGGACAGGGATTTTTGCAAAGTTTAAAATCATTTTTGAATGCATTAATAGATTGGATTGCTTCTATATTTAGGGCATAG
- a CDS encoding BglG family transcription antiterminator, with amino-acid sequence MNFSPRLRRILLVLLQEDQAISVKSLADEIKVSRRTVQRELENLGSTFSKKYKVFLKTKTGIGIWLEGSKEHKSNLHSILQEEDVIDAGDIEDRRKRLLAEVLKDRTLKKLYYYANILDVSEATISNDMEALERWFQQFNLKLIRKQGYGVELEGSEKNYRLAVRKFIDENIDNNIIRSFSYEKERIIPDIFNENECQNVYHLLKIDILRQVITCVESIRDRRLTRLTENSYIGLILHIAIAISRILQQEIIEPNDELLNRLSKDEDYDLALKIVNSLEEEFQIELPDIEIAYILLHIKGSKLQRIDETDIESEYQWKKQELLSFINNMIDTYDEKIAYELKQDQELIAGLLAHLHPTFIRLKNHMNISNPLLQQIKETYPDIYRKCIKVGELITRCYSFQVPEEEIGFLSMHFGAACVRLENQKESKRKVYIGIVCTSGIGISRLMHIKLKRFLSDRAEIVTYGKEDLTPLQLKKIDFLISSIKLDDVNADIIQVNPLLKENELERIDAKVRVYAKTPKRMKLENEFTNQLKQVDFVVTQIKHILKEFRCIKVSKWITFDELLVGITEQLSPYNDKRLQIQDDIKKRENISSQIIPEYDFALLHCHTKGVTKPNFSVCLTRDLDAFKNPYFQNIHTVIIMLVPEDEHLIENGDIMGHLSGKLIDNNEFLATISTGNEDDMRSFISKELKGYFNQYIQRV; translated from the coding sequence ATGAATTTTTCACCACGGCTGCGAAGAATACTTCTAGTATTATTACAAGAAGATCAAGCTATTTCTGTAAAAAGTCTTGCGGATGAGATAAAGGTCAGCAGAAGAACAGTACAAAGGGAGTTGGAAAATTTAGGATCCACCTTTTCAAAGAAATATAAAGTTTTCCTGAAAACAAAAACTGGAATCGGTATCTGGCTAGAGGGGTCGAAGGAACATAAAAGTAATCTTCATTCTATACTTCAGGAGGAAGATGTTATTGATGCTGGGGATATAGAAGATAGGAGAAAGCGTTTGCTTGCAGAGGTACTAAAGGATAGAACACTGAAGAAATTATATTATTATGCCAATATACTAGATGTCAGTGAAGCGACAATCAGCAATGATATGGAAGCTCTGGAAAGATGGTTTCAACAATTTAATTTAAAACTTATTCGTAAACAGGGCTATGGTGTAGAGTTGGAAGGTAGCGAAAAAAATTACCGTTTGGCAGTACGTAAGTTTATAGATGAAAATATTGATAACAATATTATTCGTTCCTTTTCTTATGAAAAGGAACGAATAATACCTGATATTTTTAACGAGAATGAATGTCAAAACGTATATCATTTGTTGAAGATTGATATTCTGAGACAAGTAATTACCTGCGTTGAAAGCATAAGAGACAGAAGACTTACAAGGTTAACTGAGAATTCCTATATTGGTTTAATCCTACATATAGCAATTGCAATTAGCCGTATTCTACAACAGGAAATCATTGAGCCCAATGATGAACTATTAAATCGTCTGAGCAAAGATGAGGATTACGATTTAGCTTTGAAGATAGTTAATTCTTTAGAAGAAGAATTTCAGATTGAGCTTCCTGATATTGAGATTGCCTATATCTTATTACATATTAAAGGATCGAAATTGCAGCGTATTGATGAGACGGATATAGAAAGTGAATATCAATGGAAAAAGCAAGAACTACTAAGCTTTATTAATAATATGATTGATACATATGATGAAAAGATTGCTTATGAGTTGAAACAAGACCAAGAGTTGATTGCAGGTTTGCTGGCACATCTTCATCCAACCTTTATTAGACTAAAAAACCATATGAACATTTCCAATCCATTATTACAACAAATAAAGGAAACCTATCCGGATATTTATAGAAAGTGTATCAAGGTTGGAGAATTGATTACAAGATGCTATAGTTTTCAGGTGCCGGAAGAGGAGATAGGATTTCTTTCAATGCATTTTGGGGCTGCCTGTGTCAGATTAGAGAATCAGAAAGAAAGTAAGCGTAAGGTGTACATAGGTATTGTATGCACCAGTGGAATTGGTATCTCCAGATTGATGCATATAAAGCTGAAACGCTTTTTAAGTGATAGAGCAGAAATAGTAACCTATGGGAAAGAAGATTTGACACCTCTTCAGCTTAAGAAAATAGACTTTTTAATCTCTAGTATTAAATTAGATGATGTTAATGCAGATATCATTCAAGTGAATCCGTTACTAAAAGAAAATGAACTTGAGCGAATTGATGCAAAGGTAAGAGTCTATGCTAAAACACCTAAGAGGATGAAACTAGAAAATGAGTTTACTAATCAATTGAAGCAGGTGGATTTTGTAGTTACACAGATAAAACACATTCTGAAAGAATTCAGGTGCATAAAGGTAAGTAAATGGATCACCTTCGATGAATTACTAGTAGGGATTACTGAACAGTTATCCCCCTATAATGATAAACGCTTACAAATTCAAGATGATATCAAAAAAAGAGAGAACATCTCTTCGCAGATTATTCCTGAGTATGATTTTGCTTTGTTGCATTGTCACACAAAAGGAGTAACAAAACCTAATTTTTCAGTATGTTTGACTAGAGACCTGGATGCCTTTAAAAATCCTTATTTTCAGAATATCCATACTGTGATCATTATGCTGGTTCCAGAGGATGAACATTTGATTGAAAATGGTGATATTATGGGACATCTTAGTGGTAAATTAATCGATAACAATGAGTTTTTGGCAACGATATCTACTGGAAATGAAGATGATATGAGGAGCTTTATCTCTAAGGAGTTAAAAGGATATTTTAATCAGTATATACAAAGGGTATAG
- the pfkB gene encoding 1-phosphofructokinase: protein MIITVTMNPAIDKTAEIHKLDHGGLNRLENVIIDAGGKGINVSKTIQELGGKSIATGFIGGIGGLQIRKALLELGIRTDLVEIKNEIRTNMKLLEADGSVTELNEPGPFVYKMELEILTSKLLKYADENAIFILAGSIPDGISKDIYKNLTRRLKERGAKVFLDADGELFRNALEEAPDIIKPNRKELEEYFHKNYRADDDELILMGRQLLKKGIGLIAISLGQMGALFLTKDKVYRCPGLKVEAHSTVGAGDAMVAALSYGINKGLSLEECFKLAIATSAGAVTTKGTNPPKWELVEELMKKVEVIT, encoded by the coding sequence GTGATTATTACCGTTACTATGAATCCGGCCATAGATAAAACAGCAGAGATTCACAAACTGGATCATGGGGGACTAAATCGGCTGGAAAATGTGATTATCGATGCAGGCGGCAAAGGAATAAATGTATCAAAAACCATTCAGGAGCTGGGGGGAAAATCAATTGCTACCGGTTTTATTGGTGGGATTGGCGGGCTTCAGATTAGAAAGGCATTATTAGAACTGGGGATAAGAACAGATCTAGTTGAAATAAAAAATGAGATTCGAACAAATATGAAGCTATTAGAGGCAGATGGTTCAGTTACGGAGCTTAATGAACCCGGTCCTTTTGTTTACAAGATGGAATTAGAAATCTTAACCTCTAAGTTATTGAAGTATGCTGATGAAAATGCGATATTTATATTAGCTGGTAGTATACCGGATGGCATTAGTAAAGATATATATAAGAACCTTACTAGAAGGTTGAAGGAAAGGGGAGCGAAGGTTTTTCTGGATGCGGATGGGGAATTATTCAGAAATGCATTGGAAGAAGCACCAGATATCATAAAACCAAATCGTAAGGAGTTGGAAGAGTATTTTCATAAGAATTATCGAGCTGATGATGACGAATTAATTCTAATGGGGCGACAGCTCCTTAAAAAGGGAATTGGTTTAATCGCCATATCTCTAGGTCAGATGGGTGCATTATTTTTAACGAAGGATAAAGTATATCGATGTCCTGGTTTGAAAGTAGAGGCTCATTCCACCGTTGGAGCAGGTGATGCTATGGTAGCAGCTCTTTCATATGGCATAAATAAAGGACTTTCTCTCGAAGAATGTTTCAAATTAGCGATTGCTACCTCTGCAGGAGCTGTTACTACTAAGGGTACAAATCCTCCTAAGTGGGAATTAGTAGAGGAATTGATGAAAAAAGTTGAGGTAATCACATGA
- a CDS encoding PTS mannitol transporter subunit IICBA, whose product MKEKIQVVGRFLSGMVLPNIGAFIAWGIITMLFIPTGWLPNESLSALVGPMSSMLLTLLIAYTGGNTIAGHRGGVIGAIATMGLIVGSDVPMFLGAMLMGPLSGLIIKKFDKLIFGKVKAGFEMLVNNFSLGIIGAILAILSLKAISPIVTSLNSVMAAGVGFFVDNGLLPFASIFIEPAKVLFLNNALNHGILSPLGMEQSAEIGKSIFFLLEANPGPGLGILLAYLLAGKGTAKSSAPGAVIIHFLGGIHEIYFPYILMNPTLILAVIAGGASGVFTFNMFGAGLVGPASPGSILAVLAMTPMGEYLPVILGVLISTAVSCLVAVPLLKFFGKEEEDISAVRQKVQEMKNISKGVAAVSIEAITGVKKIVFACDAGMGSSAMGATVLRKKLTAAGLSDIEVVHAPVSSIPEDAQVVITHNELRERASRSCPNAKLVLVSSFLSAPEYDLLVEELEASR is encoded by the coding sequence ATGAAGGAAAAAATTCAAGTTGTCGGCAGGTTTTTAAGTGGCATGGTATTACCAAATATTGGGGCATTCATAGCTTGGGGAATAATAACAATGCTCTTTATACCTACTGGATGGTTACCAAATGAAAGCTTGAGTGCGTTAGTAGGGCCGATGTCATCTATGTTGCTTACACTACTAATTGCATATACTGGCGGTAATACCATCGCAGGTCATAGAGGCGGTGTTATTGGTGCAATCGCAACTATGGGCCTTATAGTAGGTTCAGATGTACCAATGTTTTTAGGTGCAATGCTTATGGGACCTTTAAGTGGTCTAATCATTAAAAAGTTTGACAAACTGATTTTCGGTAAGGTTAAAGCTGGTTTTGAAATGCTAGTAAATAACTTTTCACTTGGTATCATCGGTGCTATACTTGCAATATTATCCTTAAAAGCAATCAGCCCTATTGTAACTAGTTTGAATTCAGTTATGGCAGCTGGTGTAGGTTTCTTTGTAGATAATGGATTATTGCCTTTTGCAAGTATATTCATAGAGCCTGCGAAAGTATTGTTCTTAAATAATGCATTAAATCATGGTATATTATCTCCTTTAGGAATGGAACAATCTGCTGAAATAGGCAAATCTATCTTCTTTCTGTTAGAAGCAAACCCAGGCCCAGGGCTTGGTATCTTACTTGCTTATCTTTTAGCAGGTAAAGGAACTGCAAAAAGTTCAGCACCAGGAGCAGTTATTATTCATTTCTTAGGTGGTATTCATGAGATTTATTTCCCTTATATTTTAATGAATCCTACTTTGATATTGGCAGTAATTGCAGGTGGGGCAAGTGGTGTATTCACCTTTAACATGTTTGGCGCTGGTTTAGTTGGTCCTGCTTCTCCTGGAAGTATCCTTGCAGTTCTTGCGATGACTCCTATGGGCGAGTACTTACCGGTTATCTTAGGTGTTCTTATATCAACTGCTGTATCATGTCTGGTAGCAGTTCCATTACTGAAATTCTTTGGTAAAGAAGAAGAGGATATCAGTGCTGTAAGACAGAAGGTACAGGAAATGAAGAACATCTCTAAGGGTGTAGCGGCAGTTAGCATTGAAGCAATAACAGGTGTTAAGAAGATTGTATTTGCTTGTGATGCAGGAATGGGCTCAAGTGCTATGGGAGCTACAGTATTAAGAAAGAAGTTAACAGCTGCAGGACTTTCAGATATTGAGGTTGTTCATGCACCGGTATCTTCTATTCCAGAGGATGCTCAGGTAGTTATTACACATAATGAGTTAAGAGAAAGAGCATCTCGTAGCTGTCCTAATGCCAAATTAGTATTAGTATCCAGTTTTCTATCTGCACCAGAATATGATTTGCTGGTGGAAGAATTAGAAGCATCTAGATAA
- a CDS encoding uracil-DNA glycosylase codes for MYLGVVIIDSNFIPMIWQEEEAPLEALNYGQCEVCTEKSRIIWGEGNPKASIVVILDNPGAREDKEGRQYVCGTRQTLQKVIHQVNLKSDNIYVTYLLKCRPLRQYDKERARAFSKPYLIQQINTIQPKFIVCLGDVVVKSMFNDKEASVKNLRGSWHTIMGYPTIVSYHPLAVRRRPNLMKYFIQDWEMLAKQN; via the coding sequence TTGTATTTAGGAGTGGTTATTATAGATTCTAACTTTATACCAATGATATGGCAGGAGGAAGAGGCACCTCTAGAAGCATTAAATTATGGGCAATGTGAAGTATGCACGGAAAAGTCACGTATCATATGGGGTGAGGGAAATCCCAAGGCATCAATTGTTGTTATATTAGATAATCCTGGGGCACGGGAAGATAAAGAAGGTAGGCAATATGTCTGTGGCACAAGGCAGACATTACAGAAAGTAATTCATCAAGTAAATCTAAAATCTGATAATATTTACGTAACATATTTACTAAAATGTAGGCCCCTTCGTCAATATGATAAGGAAAGAGCTAGAGCATTTAGTAAGCCCTATCTTATTCAACAAATTAATACAATCCAACCAAAGTTTATCGTTTGCTTGGGCGATGTTGTAGTTAAGTCAATGTTTAATGACAAGGAAGCTAGCGTGAAAAACCTGCGTGGATCATGGCATACTATAATGGGTTATCCAACTATTGTATCCTATCACCCTTTGGCTGTACGTAGACGACCAAACCTTATGAAGTACTTTATACAGGATTGGGAAATGCTTGCCAAGCAGAACTGA
- a CDS encoding PTS sugar transporter subunit IIA: MEMLTKNNIFQNCKAMAKEEIIRKIGQVLVDSGYVDDNYIDAMLQREKSSSTNIGNAVAIPHGVESSKKDIKKSGIAVMVFPEGTMWDKSLIKVVIAIAGIGDEHLEILANIADKLSTEAEVEKLTLSSVDEIYNLFTSKEW; the protein is encoded by the coding sequence ATGGAAATGCTTACTAAAAATAATATATTTCAAAACTGTAAGGCAATGGCAAAGGAAGAAATTATTCGGAAGATTGGTCAGGTATTGGTAGATAGTGGATATGTGGATGACAATTATATTGATGCTATGCTTCAGAGAGAAAAATCTTCATCTACAAACATTGGTAATGCAGTGGCAATTCCACATGGAGTAGAAAGCTCAAAAAAAGATATCAAAAAATCAGGAATTGCTGTTATGGTTTTTCCAGAGGGAACTATGTGGGATAAAAGTCTGATAAAGGTAGTTATCGCAATTGCTGGGATTGGTGATGAGCACTTGGAGATACTGGCCAATATTGCTGACAAATTGTCTACAGAAGCCGAAGTAGAAAAATTAACCTTGAGCAGTGTTGATGAAATTTATAATCTCTTTACATCTAAGGAGTGGTAG